Proteins from a genomic interval of Gadus macrocephalus chromosome 2, ASM3116895v1:
- the elavl3 gene encoding ELAV-like protein 3 isoform X8 — protein MVTQIISTMETQVSNGPSGTSLPNGPVISTNGATDDSKTNLIVNYLPQNMTQEEFKSLFGSIGEIESCKLVRDKITGADHLSISTTHGQSLGYGFVNYVDPNDADKAINTLNGLKLQTKTIKVSYARPSSASIRDANLYVSGLPKTMSQKDMEQLFSQYGRIITSRILVDQVTAGISRGVGFIRFDKRNEAEEAIKGLNGQKPLGAAEPITVKFANNPSQKTGQALLTQLYQTAARRYTGPLHHQTQRFRLDNLLNASYGVKRFSPITIDSMTSLAGVNLTGPTGAGWCIFVYNLSPEADESVLWQLFGPFGAVTNVKVIRDFTTNKCKGFGFVTMTNYDEAAMAIASLNGYRLGDRVLQVSFKTSKQHKA, from the exons ATGGTTACT CAGATAATCAGCACCATGGAAACCCAGGTGTCCAACGGTCCGAGCGGAACTAGCCTACCCAATGGGCCAGTCATCAGCACCAACGGTGCTACGGATGACAGCAAAACCAACCTGATTGTCAACTATCTGCCCCAGAACATGACCCAGGAGGAGTTCAAGAGTCTGTTTGGCAGCATCGGTGAAATCGAGTCCTGCAAACTAGTCAGAGACAAGATAACAGGTGCCGATCACTTGAGCATTTCAACAACTCATG GACAGAGTTTGGGCTACGGATTTGTCAACTACGTGGACCCCAACGATGCGGACAAGGCCATAAACACATTAAATGGTCTCAAACTGCAGACCAAAACAATAAAG GTTTCATATGCCCGGCCGAGCTCGGCTTCCATCCGTGACGCCAACCTCTACGTCAGTGGCCTCCCAAAGACCATGAGCCAGAAGGACATGGAACAGCTCTTCTCCCAGTATGGACGCATCATCACATCCCGCATTCTCGTGGACCAAGTCACAG CAGGCATATCGCGGGGAGTAGGTTTCATCCGGTTCGACAAACGGAACGAGGCGGAGGAGGCCATCAAGGGGCTGAACGGGCAGAAACCCCTGGGTGCGGCGGAGCCCATCACCGTCAAGTTCGCCAACAACCCTAGTCAGAAGACGGGCCAGGCCCTGCTGACCCAGCTGTACCAGACGGCCGCACGCCGCTACACggggcccctccaccaccagacccagcgATTCAG ACTCGACAATTTACTAAACGCCAGCTACGGAGTCAAGAG ATTCTCCCCCATCACCATTGACAGCATGACCAGCCTGGCGGGGGTCAACCTCACAGGGCCCACCGGCGCCGGCTGGTGCATCTTCGTGTACAACCTGTCCCCAGAGGCGGACGAGAGCGTGCTGTGGCAGCTCTTTGGGCCCTTCGGTGCCGTCACTAACGTCAAGGTCATCCGTGACTTTACCACCAACAAGTGTAAGGGCTTCGGCTTTGTCACTATGACCAATTACGACGAGGCGGCCATGGCCATCGCTAGCTTGAACGGCTACCGCCTGGGCGACCGCGTGCTGCAGGTGTCTTTCAAGACCAGCAAGCAGCACAAGGCCTGA
- the elavl3 gene encoding ELAV-like protein 3 isoform X6 — MVTQIISTMETQVSNGPSGTSLPNGPVISTNGATDDSKTNLIVNYLPQNMTQEEFKSLFGSIGEIESCKLVRDKITGQSLGYGFVNYVDPNDADKAINTLNGLKLQTKTIKVSYARPSSASIRDANLYVSGLPKTMSQKDMEQLFSQYGRIITSRILVDQVTGISRGVGFIRFDKRNEAEEAIKGLNGQKPLGAAEPITVKFANNPSQKTGQALLTQLYQTAARRYTGPLHHQTQRFSIIPPFGKGPDPNNSTKPILDNLLNASYGVKSSPSLLPRFSPITIDSMTSLAGVNLTGPTGAGWCIFVYNLSPEADESVLWQLFGPFGAVTNVKVIRDFTTNKCKGFGFVTMTNYDEAAMAIASLNGYRLGDRVLQVSFKTSKQHKA; from the exons ATGGTTACT CAGATAATCAGCACCATGGAAACCCAGGTGTCCAACGGTCCGAGCGGAACTAGCCTACCCAATGGGCCAGTCATCAGCACCAACGGTGCTACGGATGACAGCAAAACCAACCTGATTGTCAACTATCTGCCCCAGAACATGACCCAGGAGGAGTTCAAGAGTCTGTTTGGCAGCATCGGTGAAATCGAGTCCTGCAAACTAGTCAGAGACAAGATAACAG GACAGAGTTTGGGCTACGGATTTGTCAACTACGTGGACCCCAACGATGCGGACAAGGCCATAAACACATTAAATGGTCTCAAACTGCAGACCAAAACAATAAAG GTTTCATATGCCCGGCCGAGCTCGGCTTCCATCCGTGACGCCAACCTCTACGTCAGTGGCCTCCCAAAGACCATGAGCCAGAAGGACATGGAACAGCTCTTCTCCCAGTATGGACGCATCATCACATCCCGCATTCTCGTGGACCAAGTCACAG GCATATCGCGGGGAGTAGGTTTCATCCGGTTCGACAAACGGAACGAGGCGGAGGAGGCCATCAAGGGGCTGAACGGGCAGAAACCCCTGGGTGCGGCGGAGCCCATCACCGTCAAGTTCGCCAACAACCCTAGTCAGAAGACGGGCCAGGCCCTGCTGACCCAGCTGTACCAGACGGCCGCACGCCGCTACACggggcccctccaccaccagacccagcgATTCAG CATCATCCCTCCATTTGGAAAGGGACCAGATCCAAATAACAGCACAAAACCAAT ACTCGACAATTTACTAAACGCCAGCTACGGAGTCAAGAG ttctccttctctccttcccagATTCTCCCCCATCACCATTGACAGCATGACCAGCCTGGCGGGGGTCAACCTCACAGGGCCCACCGGCGCCGGCTGGTGCATCTTCGTGTACAACCTGTCCCCAGAGGCGGACGAGAGCGTGCTGTGGCAGCTCTTTGGGCCCTTCGGTGCCGTCACTAACGTCAAGGTCATCCGTGACTTTACCACCAACAAGTGTAAGGGCTTCGGCTTTGTCACTATGACCAATTACGACGAGGCGGCCATGGCCATCGCTAGCTTGAACGGCTACCGCCTGGGCGACCGCGTGCTGCAGGTGTCTTTCAAGACCAGCAAGCAGCACAAGGCCTGA
- the elavl3 gene encoding ELAV-like protein 3 isoform X17, with amino-acid sequence MVTQIISTMETQVSNGPSGTSLPNGPVISTNGATDDSKTNLIVNYLPQNMTQEEFKSLFGSIGEIESCKLVRDKITGQSLGYGFVNYVDPNDADKAINTLNGLKLQTKTIKVSYARPSSASIRDANLYVSGLPKTMSQKDMEQLFSQYGRIITSRILVDQVTGISRGVGFIRFDKRNEAEEAIKGLNGQKPLGAAEPITVKFANNPSQKTGQALLTQLYQTAARRYTGPLHHQTQRFRFSPITIDSMTSLAGVNLTGPTGAGWCIFVYNLSPEADESVLWQLFGPFGAVTNVKVIRDFTTNKCKGFGFVTMTNYDEAAMAIASLNGYRLGDRVLQVSFKTSKQHKA; translated from the exons ATGGTTACT CAGATAATCAGCACCATGGAAACCCAGGTGTCCAACGGTCCGAGCGGAACTAGCCTACCCAATGGGCCAGTCATCAGCACCAACGGTGCTACGGATGACAGCAAAACCAACCTGATTGTCAACTATCTGCCCCAGAACATGACCCAGGAGGAGTTCAAGAGTCTGTTTGGCAGCATCGGTGAAATCGAGTCCTGCAAACTAGTCAGAGACAAGATAACAG GACAGAGTTTGGGCTACGGATTTGTCAACTACGTGGACCCCAACGATGCGGACAAGGCCATAAACACATTAAATGGTCTCAAACTGCAGACCAAAACAATAAAG GTTTCATATGCCCGGCCGAGCTCGGCTTCCATCCGTGACGCCAACCTCTACGTCAGTGGCCTCCCAAAGACCATGAGCCAGAAGGACATGGAACAGCTCTTCTCCCAGTATGGACGCATCATCACATCCCGCATTCTCGTGGACCAAGTCACAG GCATATCGCGGGGAGTAGGTTTCATCCGGTTCGACAAACGGAACGAGGCGGAGGAGGCCATCAAGGGGCTGAACGGGCAGAAACCCCTGGGTGCGGCGGAGCCCATCACCGTCAAGTTCGCCAACAACCCTAGTCAGAAGACGGGCCAGGCCCTGCTGACCCAGCTGTACCAGACGGCCGCACGCCGCTACACggggcccctccaccaccagacccagcgATTCAG ATTCTCCCCCATCACCATTGACAGCATGACCAGCCTGGCGGGGGTCAACCTCACAGGGCCCACCGGCGCCGGCTGGTGCATCTTCGTGTACAACCTGTCCCCAGAGGCGGACGAGAGCGTGCTGTGGCAGCTCTTTGGGCCCTTCGGTGCCGTCACTAACGTCAAGGTCATCCGTGACTTTACCACCAACAAGTGTAAGGGCTTCGGCTTTGTCACTATGACCAATTACGACGAGGCGGCCATGGCCATCGCTAGCTTGAACGGCTACCGCCTGGGCGACCGCGTGCTGCAGGTGTCTTTCAAGACCAGCAAGCAGCACAAGGCCTGA
- the elavl3 gene encoding ELAV-like protein 3 isoform X12, translating to MVTQIISTMETQVSNGPSGTSLPNGPVISTNGATDDSKTNLIVNYLPQNMTQEEFKSLFGSIGEIESCKLVRDKITGQSLGYGFVNYVDPNDADKAINTLNGLKLQTKTIKVSYARPSSASIRDANLYVSGLPKTMSQKDMEQLFSQYGRIITSRILVDQVTAGISRGVGFIRFDKRNEAEEAIKGLNGQKPLGAAEPITVKFANNPSQKTGQALLTQLYQTAARRYTGPLHHQTQRFRLDNLLNASYGVKRFSPITIDSMTSLAGVNLTGPTGAGWCIFVYNLSPEADESVLWQLFGPFGAVTNVKVIRDFTTNKCKGFGFVTMTNYDEAAMAIASLNGYRLGDRVLQVSFKTSKQHKA from the exons ATGGTTACT CAGATAATCAGCACCATGGAAACCCAGGTGTCCAACGGTCCGAGCGGAACTAGCCTACCCAATGGGCCAGTCATCAGCACCAACGGTGCTACGGATGACAGCAAAACCAACCTGATTGTCAACTATCTGCCCCAGAACATGACCCAGGAGGAGTTCAAGAGTCTGTTTGGCAGCATCGGTGAAATCGAGTCCTGCAAACTAGTCAGAGACAAGATAACAG GACAGAGTTTGGGCTACGGATTTGTCAACTACGTGGACCCCAACGATGCGGACAAGGCCATAAACACATTAAATGGTCTCAAACTGCAGACCAAAACAATAAAG GTTTCATATGCCCGGCCGAGCTCGGCTTCCATCCGTGACGCCAACCTCTACGTCAGTGGCCTCCCAAAGACCATGAGCCAGAAGGACATGGAACAGCTCTTCTCCCAGTATGGACGCATCATCACATCCCGCATTCTCGTGGACCAAGTCACAG CAGGCATATCGCGGGGAGTAGGTTTCATCCGGTTCGACAAACGGAACGAGGCGGAGGAGGCCATCAAGGGGCTGAACGGGCAGAAACCCCTGGGTGCGGCGGAGCCCATCACCGTCAAGTTCGCCAACAACCCTAGTCAGAAGACGGGCCAGGCCCTGCTGACCCAGCTGTACCAGACGGCCGCACGCCGCTACACggggcccctccaccaccagacccagcgATTCAG ACTCGACAATTTACTAAACGCCAGCTACGGAGTCAAGAG ATTCTCCCCCATCACCATTGACAGCATGACCAGCCTGGCGGGGGTCAACCTCACAGGGCCCACCGGCGCCGGCTGGTGCATCTTCGTGTACAACCTGTCCCCAGAGGCGGACGAGAGCGTGCTGTGGCAGCTCTTTGGGCCCTTCGGTGCCGTCACTAACGTCAAGGTCATCCGTGACTTTACCACCAACAAGTGTAAGGGCTTCGGCTTTGTCACTATGACCAATTACGACGAGGCGGCCATGGCCATCGCTAGCTTGAACGGCTACCGCCTGGGCGACCGCGTGCTGCAGGTGTCTTTCAAGACCAGCAAGCAGCACAAGGCCTGA
- the elavl3 gene encoding ELAV-like protein 3 isoform X7, protein MVTQIISTMETQVSNGPSGTSLPNGPVISTNGATDDSKTNLIVNYLPQNMTQEEFKSLFGSIGEIESCKLVRDKITGADHLSISTTHGQSLGYGFVNYVDPNDADKAINTLNGLKLQTKTIKVSYARPSSASIRDANLYVSGLPKTMSQKDMEQLFSQYGRIITSRILVDQVTAGISRGVGFIRFDKRNEAEEAIKGLNGQKPLGAAEPITVKFANNPSQKTGQALLTQLYQTAARRYTGPLHHQTQRFRLDNLLNASYGVKSSPSLLPRFSPITIDSMTSLAGVNLTGPTGAGWCIFVYNLSPEADESVLWQLFGPFGAVTNVKVIRDFTTNKCKGFGFVTMTNYDEAAMAIASLNGYRLGDRVLQVSFKTSKQHKA, encoded by the exons ATGGTTACT CAGATAATCAGCACCATGGAAACCCAGGTGTCCAACGGTCCGAGCGGAACTAGCCTACCCAATGGGCCAGTCATCAGCACCAACGGTGCTACGGATGACAGCAAAACCAACCTGATTGTCAACTATCTGCCCCAGAACATGACCCAGGAGGAGTTCAAGAGTCTGTTTGGCAGCATCGGTGAAATCGAGTCCTGCAAACTAGTCAGAGACAAGATAACAGGTGCCGATCACTTGAGCATTTCAACAACTCATG GACAGAGTTTGGGCTACGGATTTGTCAACTACGTGGACCCCAACGATGCGGACAAGGCCATAAACACATTAAATGGTCTCAAACTGCAGACCAAAACAATAAAG GTTTCATATGCCCGGCCGAGCTCGGCTTCCATCCGTGACGCCAACCTCTACGTCAGTGGCCTCCCAAAGACCATGAGCCAGAAGGACATGGAACAGCTCTTCTCCCAGTATGGACGCATCATCACATCCCGCATTCTCGTGGACCAAGTCACAG CAGGCATATCGCGGGGAGTAGGTTTCATCCGGTTCGACAAACGGAACGAGGCGGAGGAGGCCATCAAGGGGCTGAACGGGCAGAAACCCCTGGGTGCGGCGGAGCCCATCACCGTCAAGTTCGCCAACAACCCTAGTCAGAAGACGGGCCAGGCCCTGCTGACCCAGCTGTACCAGACGGCCGCACGCCGCTACACggggcccctccaccaccagacccagcgATTCAG ACTCGACAATTTACTAAACGCCAGCTACGGAGTCAAGAG ttctccttctctccttcccagATTCTCCCCCATCACCATTGACAGCATGACCAGCCTGGCGGGGGTCAACCTCACAGGGCCCACCGGCGCCGGCTGGTGCATCTTCGTGTACAACCTGTCCCCAGAGGCGGACGAGAGCGTGCTGTGGCAGCTCTTTGGGCCCTTCGGTGCCGTCACTAACGTCAAGGTCATCCGTGACTTTACCACCAACAAGTGTAAGGGCTTCGGCTTTGTCACTATGACCAATTACGACGAGGCGGCCATGGCCATCGCTAGCTTGAACGGCTACCGCCTGGGCGACCGCGTGCTGCAGGTGTCTTTCAAGACCAGCAAGCAGCACAAGGCCTGA
- the elavl3 gene encoding ELAV-like protein 3 isoform X10: MVTQIISTMETQVSNGPSGTSLPNGPVISTNGATDDSKTNLIVNYLPQNMTQEEFKSLFGSIGEIESCKLVRDKITGQSLGYGFVNYVDPNDADKAINTLNGLKLQTKTIKVSYARPSSASIRDANLYVSGLPKTMSQKDMEQLFSQYGRIITSRILVDQVTGISRGVGFIRFDKRNEAEEAIKGLNGQKPLGAAEPITVKFANNPSQKTGQALLTQLYQTAARRYTGPLHHQTQRFRLDNLLNASYGVKSSPSLLPRFSPITIDSMTSLAGVNLTGPTGAGWCIFVYNLSPEADESVLWQLFGPFGAVTNVKVIRDFTTNKCKGFGFVTMTNYDEAAMAIASLNGYRLGDRVLQVSFKTSKQHKA; encoded by the exons ATGGTTACT CAGATAATCAGCACCATGGAAACCCAGGTGTCCAACGGTCCGAGCGGAACTAGCCTACCCAATGGGCCAGTCATCAGCACCAACGGTGCTACGGATGACAGCAAAACCAACCTGATTGTCAACTATCTGCCCCAGAACATGACCCAGGAGGAGTTCAAGAGTCTGTTTGGCAGCATCGGTGAAATCGAGTCCTGCAAACTAGTCAGAGACAAGATAACAG GACAGAGTTTGGGCTACGGATTTGTCAACTACGTGGACCCCAACGATGCGGACAAGGCCATAAACACATTAAATGGTCTCAAACTGCAGACCAAAACAATAAAG GTTTCATATGCCCGGCCGAGCTCGGCTTCCATCCGTGACGCCAACCTCTACGTCAGTGGCCTCCCAAAGACCATGAGCCAGAAGGACATGGAACAGCTCTTCTCCCAGTATGGACGCATCATCACATCCCGCATTCTCGTGGACCAAGTCACAG GCATATCGCGGGGAGTAGGTTTCATCCGGTTCGACAAACGGAACGAGGCGGAGGAGGCCATCAAGGGGCTGAACGGGCAGAAACCCCTGGGTGCGGCGGAGCCCATCACCGTCAAGTTCGCCAACAACCCTAGTCAGAAGACGGGCCAGGCCCTGCTGACCCAGCTGTACCAGACGGCCGCACGCCGCTACACggggcccctccaccaccagacccagcgATTCAG ACTCGACAATTTACTAAACGCCAGCTACGGAGTCAAGAG ttctccttctctccttcccagATTCTCCCCCATCACCATTGACAGCATGACCAGCCTGGCGGGGGTCAACCTCACAGGGCCCACCGGCGCCGGCTGGTGCATCTTCGTGTACAACCTGTCCCCAGAGGCGGACGAGAGCGTGCTGTGGCAGCTCTTTGGGCCCTTCGGTGCCGTCACTAACGTCAAGGTCATCCGTGACTTTACCACCAACAAGTGTAAGGGCTTCGGCTTTGTCACTATGACCAATTACGACGAGGCGGCCATGGCCATCGCTAGCTTGAACGGCTACCGCCTGGGCGACCGCGTGCTGCAGGTGTCTTTCAAGACCAGCAAGCAGCACAAGGCCTGA
- the elavl3 gene encoding ELAV-like protein 3 isoform X14, giving the protein MVTQIISTMETQVSNGPSGTSLPNGPVISTNGATDDSKTNLIVNYLPQNMTQEEFKSLFGSIGEIESCKLVRDKITGQSLGYGFVNYVDPNDADKAINTLNGLKLQTKTIKVSYARPSSASIRDANLYVSGLPKTMSQKDMEQLFSQYGRIITSRILVDQVTGISRGVGFIRFDKRNEAEEAIKGLNGQKPLGAAEPITVKFANNPSQKTGQALLTQLYQTAARRYTGPLHHQTQRFRLDNLLNASYGVKRFSPITIDSMTSLAGVNLTGPTGAGWCIFVYNLSPEADESVLWQLFGPFGAVTNVKVIRDFTTNKCKGFGFVTMTNYDEAAMAIASLNGYRLGDRVLQVSFKTSKQHKA; this is encoded by the exons ATGGTTACT CAGATAATCAGCACCATGGAAACCCAGGTGTCCAACGGTCCGAGCGGAACTAGCCTACCCAATGGGCCAGTCATCAGCACCAACGGTGCTACGGATGACAGCAAAACCAACCTGATTGTCAACTATCTGCCCCAGAACATGACCCAGGAGGAGTTCAAGAGTCTGTTTGGCAGCATCGGTGAAATCGAGTCCTGCAAACTAGTCAGAGACAAGATAACAG GACAGAGTTTGGGCTACGGATTTGTCAACTACGTGGACCCCAACGATGCGGACAAGGCCATAAACACATTAAATGGTCTCAAACTGCAGACCAAAACAATAAAG GTTTCATATGCCCGGCCGAGCTCGGCTTCCATCCGTGACGCCAACCTCTACGTCAGTGGCCTCCCAAAGACCATGAGCCAGAAGGACATGGAACAGCTCTTCTCCCAGTATGGACGCATCATCACATCCCGCATTCTCGTGGACCAAGTCACAG GCATATCGCGGGGAGTAGGTTTCATCCGGTTCGACAAACGGAACGAGGCGGAGGAGGCCATCAAGGGGCTGAACGGGCAGAAACCCCTGGGTGCGGCGGAGCCCATCACCGTCAAGTTCGCCAACAACCCTAGTCAGAAGACGGGCCAGGCCCTGCTGACCCAGCTGTACCAGACGGCCGCACGCCGCTACACggggcccctccaccaccagacccagcgATTCAG ACTCGACAATTTACTAAACGCCAGCTACGGAGTCAAGAG ATTCTCCCCCATCACCATTGACAGCATGACCAGCCTGGCGGGGGTCAACCTCACAGGGCCCACCGGCGCCGGCTGGTGCATCTTCGTGTACAACCTGTCCCCAGAGGCGGACGAGAGCGTGCTGTGGCAGCTCTTTGGGCCCTTCGGTGCCGTCACTAACGTCAAGGTCATCCGTGACTTTACCACCAACAAGTGTAAGGGCTTCGGCTTTGTCACTATGACCAATTACGACGAGGCGGCCATGGCCATCGCTAGCTTGAACGGCTACCGCCTGGGCGACCGCGTGCTGCAGGTGTCTTTCAAGACCAGCAAGCAGCACAAGGCCTGA
- the elavl3 gene encoding ELAV-like protein 3 isoform X15, which translates to MVTQIISTMETQVSNGPSGTSLPNGPVISTNGATDDSKTNLIVNYLPQNMTQEEFKSLFGSIGEIESCKLVRDKITGADHLSISTTHGQSLGYGFVNYVDPNDADKAINTLNGLKLQTKTIKVSYARPSSASIRDANLYVSGLPKTMSQKDMEQLFSQYGRIITSRILVDQVTAGISRGVGFIRFDKRNEAEEAIKGLNGQKPLGAAEPITVKFANNPSQKTGQALLTQLYQTAARRYTGPLHHQTQRFRFSPITIDSMTSLAGVNLTGPTGAGWCIFVYNLSPEADESVLWQLFGPFGAVTNVKVIRDFTTNKCKGFGFVTMTNYDEAAMAIASLNGYRLGDRVLQVSFKTSKQHKA; encoded by the exons ATGGTTACT CAGATAATCAGCACCATGGAAACCCAGGTGTCCAACGGTCCGAGCGGAACTAGCCTACCCAATGGGCCAGTCATCAGCACCAACGGTGCTACGGATGACAGCAAAACCAACCTGATTGTCAACTATCTGCCCCAGAACATGACCCAGGAGGAGTTCAAGAGTCTGTTTGGCAGCATCGGTGAAATCGAGTCCTGCAAACTAGTCAGAGACAAGATAACAGGTGCCGATCACTTGAGCATTTCAACAACTCATG GACAGAGTTTGGGCTACGGATTTGTCAACTACGTGGACCCCAACGATGCGGACAAGGCCATAAACACATTAAATGGTCTCAAACTGCAGACCAAAACAATAAAG GTTTCATATGCCCGGCCGAGCTCGGCTTCCATCCGTGACGCCAACCTCTACGTCAGTGGCCTCCCAAAGACCATGAGCCAGAAGGACATGGAACAGCTCTTCTCCCAGTATGGACGCATCATCACATCCCGCATTCTCGTGGACCAAGTCACAG CAGGCATATCGCGGGGAGTAGGTTTCATCCGGTTCGACAAACGGAACGAGGCGGAGGAGGCCATCAAGGGGCTGAACGGGCAGAAACCCCTGGGTGCGGCGGAGCCCATCACCGTCAAGTTCGCCAACAACCCTAGTCAGAAGACGGGCCAGGCCCTGCTGACCCAGCTGTACCAGACGGCCGCACGCCGCTACACggggcccctccaccaccagacccagcgATTCAG ATTCTCCCCCATCACCATTGACAGCATGACCAGCCTGGCGGGGGTCAACCTCACAGGGCCCACCGGCGCCGGCTGGTGCATCTTCGTGTACAACCTGTCCCCAGAGGCGGACGAGAGCGTGCTGTGGCAGCTCTTTGGGCCCTTCGGTGCCGTCACTAACGTCAAGGTCATCCGTGACTTTACCACCAACAAGTGTAAGGGCTTCGGCTTTGTCACTATGACCAATTACGACGAGGCGGCCATGGCCATCGCTAGCTTGAACGGCTACCGCCTGGGCGACCGCGTGCTGCAGGTGTCTTTCAAGACCAGCAAGCAGCACAAGGCCTGA
- the elavl3 gene encoding ELAV-like protein 3 isoform X5: MVTQIISTMETQVSNGPSGTSLPNGPVISTNGATDDSKTNLIVNYLPQNMTQEEFKSLFGSIGEIESCKLVRDKITGQSLGYGFVNYVDPNDADKAINTLNGLKLQTKTIKVSYARPSSASIRDANLYVSGLPKTMSQKDMEQLFSQYGRIITSRILVDQVTAGISRGVGFIRFDKRNEAEEAIKGLNGQKPLGAAEPITVKFANNPSQKTGQALLTQLYQTAARRYTGPLHHQTQRFSIIPPFGKGPDPNNSTKPILDNLLNASYGVKSSPSLLPRFSPITIDSMTSLAGVNLTGPTGAGWCIFVYNLSPEADESVLWQLFGPFGAVTNVKVIRDFTTNKCKGFGFVTMTNYDEAAMAIASLNGYRLGDRVLQVSFKTSKQHKA, from the exons ATGGTTACT CAGATAATCAGCACCATGGAAACCCAGGTGTCCAACGGTCCGAGCGGAACTAGCCTACCCAATGGGCCAGTCATCAGCACCAACGGTGCTACGGATGACAGCAAAACCAACCTGATTGTCAACTATCTGCCCCAGAACATGACCCAGGAGGAGTTCAAGAGTCTGTTTGGCAGCATCGGTGAAATCGAGTCCTGCAAACTAGTCAGAGACAAGATAACAG GACAGAGTTTGGGCTACGGATTTGTCAACTACGTGGACCCCAACGATGCGGACAAGGCCATAAACACATTAAATGGTCTCAAACTGCAGACCAAAACAATAAAG GTTTCATATGCCCGGCCGAGCTCGGCTTCCATCCGTGACGCCAACCTCTACGTCAGTGGCCTCCCAAAGACCATGAGCCAGAAGGACATGGAACAGCTCTTCTCCCAGTATGGACGCATCATCACATCCCGCATTCTCGTGGACCAAGTCACAG CAGGCATATCGCGGGGAGTAGGTTTCATCCGGTTCGACAAACGGAACGAGGCGGAGGAGGCCATCAAGGGGCTGAACGGGCAGAAACCCCTGGGTGCGGCGGAGCCCATCACCGTCAAGTTCGCCAACAACCCTAGTCAGAAGACGGGCCAGGCCCTGCTGACCCAGCTGTACCAGACGGCCGCACGCCGCTACACggggcccctccaccaccagacccagcgATTCAG CATCATCCCTCCATTTGGAAAGGGACCAGATCCAAATAACAGCACAAAACCAAT ACTCGACAATTTACTAAACGCCAGCTACGGAGTCAAGAG ttctccttctctccttcccagATTCTCCCCCATCACCATTGACAGCATGACCAGCCTGGCGGGGGTCAACCTCACAGGGCCCACCGGCGCCGGCTGGTGCATCTTCGTGTACAACCTGTCCCCAGAGGCGGACGAGAGCGTGCTGTGGCAGCTCTTTGGGCCCTTCGGTGCCGTCACTAACGTCAAGGTCATCCGTGACTTTACCACCAACAAGTGTAAGGGCTTCGGCTTTGTCACTATGACCAATTACGACGAGGCGGCCATGGCCATCGCTAGCTTGAACGGCTACCGCCTGGGCGACCGCGTGCTGCAGGTGTCTTTCAAGACCAGCAAGCAGCACAAGGCCTGA